Within the Verrucomicrobiia bacterium genome, the region GGCACGGACACGCGGGCTGATTTCAGCCCTGCTGTAGCGACCGATCGTGACGGCAACTGGATTGTTTCATGGCATGGCACGGGTGGCGGCGCATTTGGCAACGACCAGGAAATCTGGCTGGCTCGGTCCAGCGACAACGGCCGAACCTGGAACAGTCCCGCTCCGCTCAATAGCAACGCGAGCTCCGATGGCGGCAGCGATTTCAACGTCAGTCTCGCGACCGATCGCCACGGACGCTGGCTCGCTGTGTGGTCCTCAAACGAGGATCTTGCAGGAAGCGGCGACGGCGACGCGGATATCGCCTGGGCGCAATCGCTCAACAACGGCGCAACATGGTCCGCTCCCGCGCTGCTTCACTCCAACTTCAGCTCCGACAATGGCGAGGACTTCAATCCAATCGTCGGGACGGATCGGCAGCGAGGGTGGCTTGTTGCGTGGGAATCGGGTTCAAGCCTCGGCGGCACAATCGGCACCGACCAGGACATACTCTTTTCGCGTTCGACGAATCACGGAGCGACGTGGTCTTCCCCCGCTGCGTTGAATGCATCCGCCAGAACAGACAACGCGCTCGACAGTTTCCCTTCCATCGCAACAGACGCAGCCGGCGTTTGGGTCGCGACGTGGCACTCGCAATATGCTCTCAATGACGCCACGGGCATGGACCAGGACATTTTGGCCTCCTATTCAATTGACCAAGGCGGCACCTGGCGGAGCCTTCAACCGCTCGCAAGCAACGCAGCGACGGATACAGCGGAGGACGGTTCGCCGCACATTGCTACAGACGAACACGGCGGATGGATTGTCGCGTGGTCGGGCGCGCCGTCATCTTCCGGAACTGACCAGGATATCGCATTCGTTCGCATCCTCGATCCATTGCTCTGGAGTTCTCCAAAGTTCTTGAACAGTAACGCACCCACCGATGCAGGTGCCGATTTCTCGCCCAGGCTCGCAACAGATCTCGCCGGAAATGCGATCGCGGTTTGGATGTCGAATGAGAACCTCAACGGCAACACGGGAACAGACCTGGACATCCTGTTCAGCCGATCAACGAACAATGGCGTCACGTGGTCTGCGCCCGCCGTGCTGAATTCCAATGCAGCGAACGACTCAGGCGAGGACCGCGATGCAAGGGTCGCAACGGATGGCAAAGGACGCTGGATCGCAATCTGGAGTTCGAGCGACACGCTAAACAATCAAACCGGCAACGACAGCGATGTTCTTTTTTGCGTGTCCACGAACAATGGGATCAATTGGTCTGCAGCAACCTGGTTGAACTCCACCGCAACCAGCGATGCCGTGGGAGACTTCAGTCCCGCGATTACCACCGATCGCGCGGGAAACTGGATTGCCGTATGGGGAACTGCTGGCGCGTATGGATCCGACTTCGATGTCGTTGTATCGCGCTCTGCCGGCGGCGAAACCTGGTCTGCCCCTGCCCCGCTCAATGCAAACGCGGCAAACGATGATGGCGACGATTTTGAACCGCAGATCGCGACCGATCGCGACGGCCGATGGATCGCCGTTTGGATGTCGAACGCTGAACTAACGGGGCTGGGTTACCACCTGGGCACAGACGACGACATCCTGGTTGCGTATTCCTCCAATAACGGGGCGAGTTGGACAATGCCGCGGCCGCTGAACAGCAACGCCGCCAGTGACGCGCCCGATGACGACGATTATTCGCCGCAAATCGATGCGAACGGCGCCGGCTCATGGATCGCCGTGTGGCATTCCGAAGGCACGCTGGGCGGAATGCTTGCCACCAATTTCAATGTGTTGTTTGCCCGCTCAACCGACCATGGCGGAACCTGGAGTTCCCCTGCCCCGCTGCATGCTAACGCGGCAACCGACATTGGCGACGACCAATCGCCGCAAATCCTTTCAGATCGAAACAGCCGCTGGGTCGTCGTGTGGAATTCGAGTTCGCCTGACCTCGGTGGCAACATTGGCGTGCTCGGCGAACGGGACATCGAGATTTCTTTTTCAACGGACGACGGAGCGACGTGGACACCTCCCGCGCCATTGAATACCGACGGATTCATCGATGAGAACGATGACTTCAGCCCGCATGTGGCGCTCGGTGCCGGCGGCCAATGGATCGCGGCATGGTCGTGGACAACCAATCTTCTGGGGGCCGACGCAGACCTGCAGTTCGCAACGGCATTCCTCCCAACCCGAACGGCGACGGCAATTCTGCCGCTCCAGGTCGCGCCAGTGACACTGACTGGAACACCGCCAGGCACATTTCTGATGCAGTGGAACGGCGGCTTGCCTCCGTATCAGGTGCAACGAACGGCGAGCCTGACGCCAGCGTCGTGGGCGAACACAGGCGGCTTGCTGTGCGACCGCTTCGCACAGTTTGCTGTCACAGGCTCGAATGCCTTCTTCCGTGTTCTCAGCCTCGGGAACACGCCCCCGATCCTCGGGTGGGCAGGAGAACCTGCGTATTTGCAGGGTGGAATGAATGCCGTTGCTGAAACGTTGTTCGTCGATGGCTTCGGGATCAACGCCTCCGTGGATGTGCTCGTCTCAGGTGACCTGCCGTTAACCGTGCGCCGCACGATCATTAACAACAGCGCGATTCCTATTGCCGGCGGTTATACAGTCCGCGAGAAATTGCACGGCATGACGTTTGTCGCCGTCGGCGGCACCGCCGGATATGTGCCCGGCGCGCCGAGCCAGCAGGTCTTCGACTGCGAAGTCACGAATACGCCCGCCCTCGCACCCGGACAAACGGCTGTCATTGAGTTTACGCTCGGCGGAGCCGGATGCACACCCCTCGCGCCGATCACCGCGTTGCCGTGCGGTCTTTTCCAGGAGACCATGACGATCGAATCGCCGCAGGTAGCAAACGGCTTGTGCACCAACACAATAGTCGAAGTCGTCGATTCCAATTTCATATTCGTCGATGACGGAAGCCAGATACAAATCGCAGCGGCGTTGAATCCAGACAACGCGCCCAGCGCATCGGTCAGCGGCACGACTGTGAACGTGTTCGCGCTTCCTTCGCCGCCGGTTCGAACCCACCAATTAACCGTCACCACCATTCCTCCGAACCTGACGTATTTCGTGCGCGGCCGCAGTCCCATCACGGGACCGCAGGCACCCACGATTGGCGCCTTCACGCCAGGGATTCCGCAGGCCCCTGCTCCGCCGCTCGTGGTCACGGGCGGCACCGTGTTGAATTACTTCGTCACCGTGAATCCCGATTACAACGGCACCCCGTCGTGCAACGTCTTCGGCCTTCCGACTTCATATCAGGAAAAGGTGAACACGACGCTGACGTTGATCTCAACGAACGGTTGTTCCATCGCGCAGGAGTCGCTCCAGGCAACAGGTATTTACGAGTGCAGTTTTTAGCGGCTATCGCAAACCTGCGCTACGGCAGCCGGTTGCGACGCCAGGTTGAAGCTATCCAGGCGCCTCGGATCTGTGTCGTTGCGATAGCAGAGATCTGCATTGATCAAGGATTCAATATCCTGGCGCGATAAAAATTGACGGAAGCATTGCTGGCGTTTGTATCGACGAACGTGACCGTCCCTGTCTGGTTCGTGACGACCACAAGATTCTCCCAGTTGTTTGGCGGGGTGCGACGCTCAACGAGATATTGCGCATCAACGTCACCCACCAGCAGCCATTCGCGTTTGCCGCCCGGAAGCTCTCCGCCGCAATATAACTTGGCGGTCGCCAACAGTGATTCACCCGCTTCCAGGCTGAAACTTTGAAGACCTTCCAGTGCCCCGGGCGGAACATGTGGACTCGAAAGAACTACCGTTTGAACCTCTGAAGATCCAGTGCGGCCGCCTCGAGCCCGCGCTTCCTCAAAAGTCCCTCCTTTGTTGCGGTCCCACGCTCTCACTTGCACGTGCGCAGTTTGGCCTGCAAGTCGATCAGGAATCGAAAGAAATGGCGGTTCGAAATAACCGGCCAGCTCGCCTGACCCAATCTCGATCGGCTGCGTCGCCGGATGCAATGCGTTCGGCGTTGAACCCGTGTAAAGCTGCACGAGAAAATCTGGCCCCTCGAGCCGAGTAACCCCGTCCACGTCAAACACTGGGGCGTCAGGCGGGTCGCCCATCCAATTGATGTTGCTCCAATTCACATAGCCGCCGCCACTCCCAGTCTCCACTTCCAGTATTGCGTCCGTGCTCGATGCCGTCCCGAAATGATTGCTCACAACGACCGAGTAAGCTCCCCCATGCGCAGGGGTGACAGGATTTATCGCGTAGGAGGCATTGGTCGCGCCGGGAATGTTCGTTCCTTCCCATCGCCATTGATACGACAAAGACTCGCGGCCCACTGCAACTGCATAGAACGCCGCATAGTAGCCGCTGCGCAATTGCTGACTGCGAGGTTGCGACACGATCCACGGCGCATTTGGAACCCGATGGGTCAGCAGCGTTGCGGGCAGGCTTTGAACCACTCCGAACGCGTTGGTAATGACCACCGTGTACTCGCCATCCTGGTCTTTGCCGGCATCGACGATCTGCAGCACCGCGTTGGTCCCGCCGGCGATTGGATCGCCGGCGAAATACCACTGGTAACGCAGTTCAGGCGCGCCACTCGCTTCCACCTTGAAGCTGATGGTTCCACCATCAAACGTGCTGCGGCTCGGCACAGCCTTAGTGAGTGAAGGTGGCTCTTCCATCCAGCCGACACTGATGTCGTCTAGCGCGGTATTCCCAGCGGTCCCAACAATCTCAAGCCGCGACACTGCGGAATCTGCGACGACAAGAAAATTCGTGTAGATCCAGGGAGAGAACGGCACGTCAGGCAGGACAGCTTCGCCGACAAGGAGGTTATTCCATCGGACCGCCACGGTGTTTCCAGATTCCTTTGTTGCGAGTCGAACGCGGTAAGTGCGTCCTGGCACCGTCCCAACATCCTGCCATAAGCCCCCGCCGCCGTGGGCGTAGATGTGGTTGCGGCCGTGTGCAGCGCCTGGCTCGTTGATATAAAACGACCCTCCGCCGGCATTATTCCAGGTCCAGCCGACAAAGGAGCTCCCATCGCTCAGGACCTCAAGACTTCCATTCTGGACGATGTTGCTCTGGGCGAAGGATATCAGCGGTCCGCACGCAATGGCGGCAATGACCAGCTGTTTTTGAAGAGCGGCGAAGTTTATCTCCATGACCAATCCAGTTAATCGAATCGTCGTGAAAAGGCAAGATCAGCGCGCGCAACGTTGACGCACGCTTCTAAACCCCACGTGCCTAGAGAAATCTTGCTGCGCATACGGTTTTGCGCACACTTGCGGCATGACTCCACCGATTCGCGCCACTCTAGCCGTCTTGAGTACTCAATTCCGCCGAAATTTCTCACGAACACTGGGATAAAACTTTAATGGGTAAACATCTCGCAAATATTGATGCCGGATTGGCAGCCTGGATCGCGAAGCAACGATTGTTCTTCGTGGCCTCAGCACCTTTGGCAGCAGAAGGGCACATCAATGCCTCGCCCAAAGGCGGCGAAGCGTTCCGCATTCTCGGTCCTATGGAAGTGGCGTATCAGGATTACACAGGCAGCGGCGCGGAAACAGTGGCGCACCTGCGCGAGAATGGACGTATTCTCATCATGTTCTGCGCCCTGGAAGGTCCTCCCAAAATCGTCCGCCTGCATGGGCGCGGCACGGTCGTCATCCCTGGGCACCCGCGGTTTGATGAGTTCGCCGCC harbors:
- a CDS encoding immunoglobulin domain-containing protein → MEINFAALQKQLVIAAIACGPLISFAQSNIVQNGSLEVLSDGSSFVGWTWNNAGGGSFYINEPGAAHGRNHIYAHGGGGLWQDVGTVPGRTYRVRLATKESGNTVAVRWNNLLVGEAVLPDVPFSPWIYTNFLVVADSAVSRLEIVGTAGNTALDDISVGWMEEPPSLTKAVPSRSTFDGGTISFKVEASGAPELRYQWYFAGDPIAGGTNAVLQIVDAGKDQDGEYTVVITNAFGVVQSLPATLLTHRVPNAPWIVSQPRSQQLRSGYYAAFYAVAVGRESLSYQWRWEGTNIPGATNASYAINPVTPAHGGAYSVVVSNHFGTASSTDAILEVETGSGGGYVNWSNINWMGDPPDAPVFDVDGVTRLEGPDFLVQLYTGSTPNALHPATQPIEIGSGELAGYFEPPFLSIPDRLAGQTAHVQVRAWDRNKGGTFEEARARGGRTGSSEVQTVVLSSPHVPPGALEGLQSFSLEAGESLLATAKLYCGGELPGGKREWLLVGDVDAQYLVERRTPPNNWENLVVVTNQTGTVTFVDTNASNASVNFYRARILNP
- a CDS encoding pyridoxamine 5'-phosphate oxidase family protein, which encodes MGKHLANIDAGLAAWIAKQRLFFVASAPLAAEGHINASPKGGEAFRILGPMEVAYQDYTGSGAETVAHLRENGRILIMFCALEGPPKIVRLHGRGTVVIPGHPRFDEFAAHFPANPGTRAIIHVTVQRVSSSCGFSVPFFDYREERSTLDDWAAMQGPEKLSDYRAAKNQKSIDGLPAFDI
- a CDS encoding sialidase family protein; translation: MRINTNVLPPSITPHSHHRSNCLCPWLLPAFLLGCASILPVHSQFGPGIPLALNHNAGTDAGDDFSPRIASDSNGHWVSVWSSRENLGGTAGVDADIFYATSTNGIHWSATRTLNLNANTDTGDDFAPQIQVGTNGWWIAVWSSNENAGGTNGTDPDILYALSPDHGVTWVAPRPINTDAGTDTRADFSPAVATDRDGNWIVSWHGTGGGAFGNDQEIWLARSSDNGRTWNSPAPLNSNASSDGGSDFNVSLATDRHGRWLAVWSSNEDLAGSGDGDADIAWAQSLNNGATWSAPALLHSNFSSDNGEDFNPIVGTDRQRGWLVAWESGSSLGGTIGTDQDILFSRSTNHGATWSSPAALNASARTDNALDSFPSIATDAAGVWVATWHSQYALNDATGMDQDILASYSIDQGGTWRSLQPLASNAATDTAEDGSPHIATDEHGGWIVAWSGAPSSSGTDQDIAFVRILDPLLWSSPKFLNSNAPTDAGADFSPRLATDLAGNAIAVWMSNENLNGNTGTDLDILFSRSTNNGVTWSAPAVLNSNAANDSGEDRDARVATDGKGRWIAIWSSSDTLNNQTGNDSDVLFCVSTNNGINWSAATWLNSTATSDAVGDFSPAITTDRAGNWIAVWGTAGAYGSDFDVVVSRSAGGETWSAPAPLNANAANDDGDDFEPQIATDRDGRWIAVWMSNAELTGLGYHLGTDDDILVAYSSNNGASWTMPRPLNSNAASDAPDDDDYSPQIDANGAGSWIAVWHSEGTLGGMLATNFNVLFARSTDHGGTWSSPAPLHANAATDIGDDQSPQILSDRNSRWVVVWNSSSPDLGGNIGVLGERDIEISFSTDDGATWTPPAPLNTDGFIDENDDFSPHVALGAGGQWIAAWSWTTNLLGADADLQFATAFLPTRTATAILPLQVAPVTLTGTPPGTFLMQWNGGLPPYQVQRTASLTPASWANTGGLLCDRFAQFAVTGSNAFFRVLSLGNTPPILGWAGEPAYLQGGMNAVAETLFVDGFGINASVDVLVSGDLPLTVRRTIINNSAIPIAGGYTVREKLHGMTFVAVGGTAGYVPGAPSQQVFDCEVTNTPALAPGQTAVIEFTLGGAGCTPLAPITALPCGLFQETMTIESPQVANGLCTNTIVEVVDSNFIFVDDGSQIQIAAALNPDNAPSASVSGTTVNVFALPSPPVRTHQLTVTTIPPNLTYFVRGRSPITGPQAPTIGAFTPGIPQAPAPPLVVTGGTVLNYFVTVNPDYNGTPSCNVFGLPTSYQEKVNTTLTLISTNGCSIAQESLQATGIYECSF